CGCGCCGGTGTGTCCAAGGGCACGCTGTACCTCTACTTTCCCAGCAAGGAAGAGCTGCTGAAGGCGGTGATCGCGCACAACCTGGGCACCCGCATCAGCGCCGGTGCCGAGCTGGCCGCGGCCCACGACGGCAGCGCCAGCGCCCTGCTCAACGTGATCCTGGTCGACTGGTGGACGCAGCTCTATGAAAGCCCGTCGGCTGGGGTGTTCAAGCTGATCATCACCGAGGTGCGCAACTTCCCCGAGATCGCCAACTTCTACCTCCAGGAAGTGGTCGAACCCGCGCACCAGCTGCTGGGCACGGTGCTGCAGCGCGGCATTGCTGCCGGCGAGTTTCGCGACGTGCCGGTGGAGCATGCGGTGCACTCGCTGGTGCTGCCGCTGATCATGATCTGCCTGCACCGCCATTCACTGGGCGCCTGCCAGCTCAACTGGCAGCTCGAAGGCCGCGAGTTCATCAGCCGGCACATCCAGCTGGTGCTGGCCGGCCTGCAGCACGGCGCGCCCCACCCTGTCTCTCCGCCGCCGCCGCCGTCGCCACCGCAGGCCTGAGCCCTCAACCGAACACCTGCAACGCATACACCGATGACGTCCTGGAAACGCTGGTTGCTGCCCGCCGTGGCATTGTTGATCGTGGCCTGGCTGGGCCTGCGCCTGCTGCGCGGCGGCCCGCCGGCCGAGCCCGCCAAGGCCGGCACCGCGGCAGCCGCTGCGGCGGCCAGTGCCGCGGCCCAGCCGGCGCTGGCGCTGGCCGCGCAAGACCTGATCACCGCCCGCCGCACCGAGCTGGCGCGGGTGATCGAGGTGTCGGGCACGCTCGAGGCGGCCGACAGTGCCGTGCTCAAGGCACGCGTGGCCGGCGAGCTCAGGCAGCTGAGCGTGCGCGAGGGCGACAGCGTGCGCGCCGGCCAGGTGCTGGCCCAGATCGACCCCACCGAGCTCGAC
This portion of the Aquabacterium sp. OR-4 genome encodes:
- a CDS encoding TetR/AcrR family transcriptional regulator, which translates into the protein MSHPTPPDAGEPPDAQEPAQRRRRKQARPQELLDAALSLFVEKGFASARAEEVALRAGVSKGTLYLYFPSKEELLKAVIAHNLGTRISAGAELAAAHDGSASALLNVILVDWWTQLYESPSAGVFKLIITEVRNFPEIANFYLQEVVEPAHQLLGTVLQRGIAAGEFRDVPVEHAVHSLVLPLIMICLHRHSLGACQLNWQLEGREFISRHIQLVLAGLQHGAPHPVSPPPPPSPPQA